Proteins from a genomic interval of Youhaiella tibetensis:
- a CDS encoding MFS transporter produces MTDETTTKRNILVLAMAQTLGGSSGPIVISLGGLVGQELSTDPAIVTLPVSLYNLGLALGTLPAAFIMRRFGRRSGYLLGAATGLVAGLIAALGIYWASFWVFSLGTFVGGFYASYVQSYRFAAADGVSGPLKGVAISSVMVGGLAAAILGPQLVIWTRESIPDVPYAGSFLSQAALALLAIPVLLLLRSPERSGVPQAQKSGGRPLSEILRSPRYILAVAAGVVSYGLMTFVMTAAPVAMVHMGHSVGNAALGIQWHVLAMFGPSFITGRLMARFGKERVTALGLAIIGVSAMVALSGTEIVQFWVSLTLLGIGWNFGFLGATAMVTDCHSPEERSKVQGTNDFIVFGIVALASFSSGALLTSSGWAALNWLVFPAVALILVPLIWRIRRGTTSAPAAV; encoded by the coding sequence ATGACCGACGAGACGACGACGAAGCGCAATATCCTGGTTCTGGCCATGGCCCAGACCCTGGGCGGATCGAGCGGACCGATCGTCATTTCGCTCGGCGGGCTGGTGGGGCAGGAATTGTCCACCGATCCGGCCATCGTCACCCTGCCGGTCAGCCTCTACAACCTTGGCCTGGCGCTGGGCACCCTGCCCGCGGCCTTCATAATGCGCCGGTTTGGCCGGCGCTCGGGCTACCTTCTGGGCGCGGCGACGGGTCTAGTCGCCGGGCTCATTGCGGCCCTTGGCATCTATTGGGCGTCCTTCTGGGTCTTTAGCCTGGGAACGTTCGTGGGCGGATTCTATGCGTCTTACGTCCAGAGCTACCGCTTTGCGGCGGCGGATGGCGTGAGCGGGCCTCTCAAGGGCGTGGCCATCTCATCGGTCATGGTGGGCGGCCTGGCGGCCGCGATACTGGGCCCGCAGCTCGTCATCTGGACGCGGGAGAGCATTCCCGACGTGCCATACGCGGGCAGCTTCCTCAGCCAGGCGGCGCTCGCGCTGCTGGCCATCCCGGTGCTGCTGCTCCTGCGCTCGCCCGAACGCAGCGGGGTGCCGCAGGCGCAAAAGTCCGGCGGACGCCCGCTGTCGGAGATCCTGCGGTCGCCGCGCTACATCCTGGCGGTGGCGGCGGGCGTGGTATCCTACGGCCTGATGACTTTCGTCATGACGGCCGCGCCGGTGGCCATGGTCCATATGGGACACTCGGTGGGCAACGCGGCCCTGGGCATCCAGTGGCACGTGCTCGCCATGTTCGGCCCAAGCTTCATCACGGGTCGCCTAATGGCTCGCTTCGGCAAGGAGCGGGTCACCGCGCTCGGTCTTGCGATCATCGGCGTCTCGGCGATGGTGGCACTTTCGGGCACGGAGATCGTGCAGTTCTGGGTATCGCTGACGCTGCTGGGCATCGGCTGGAATTTCGGCTTCCTGGGCGCCACGGCCATGGTCACCGATTGCCATAGCCCCGAAGAGCGCAGCAAGGTGCAGGGAACAAACGACTTCATCGTCTTCGGGATCGTGGCGCTGGCTTCGTTCTCGTCGGGGGCGCTGCTGACATCGTCGGGTTGGGCAGCGCTCAACTGGCTGGTCTTCCCCGCCGTCGCCCTCATCCTCGTGCCGCTCATCTGGCGCATCCGGCGCGGAACGACATCCGCACCGGCCGCCGTCTGA
- a CDS encoding LysR family transcriptional regulator produces MIERQHLAIVREVVSAGSITAAAERLGVSQSALSHSISKLEERQGARIWERNGRTMRLTRAGEQLLQLAETVLPLFEHAERVLVDVAQGRRGTLRIGMECHPCERWLMTVTAPYLERWPDVDLDIRTGFRFDGVAALRAGEIDLLATPDPLNVPDLHFVPCFDYELRLVVHERHRLAGKAFATPEDFVEEVLFALPVALDRLDVFTRFLIPAQCQPRRRVPAETTDLMLQLVAAGRGVSVLPEWIVREDGAKLPITTVGVGPSGLHKSINLGFRARDADVDFITAFVDEASGRAS; encoded by the coding sequence ATGATTGAACGGCAACACCTCGCAATCGTCCGGGAAGTCGTCAGCGCCGGCTCCATTACCGCCGCCGCCGAACGGCTGGGCGTCAGCCAGTCTGCACTCAGCCATTCCATCTCCAAGCTCGAGGAGAGGCAGGGCGCCAGAATATGGGAGCGGAACGGGCGCACCATGCGGCTTACCCGCGCCGGTGAACAACTGCTCCAGCTCGCCGAAACCGTGCTGCCCCTGTTCGAGCATGCCGAGCGCGTGCTGGTCGATGTCGCACAGGGGCGGCGGGGAACACTCCGCATTGGGATGGAGTGTCATCCGTGCGAGCGCTGGCTCATGACCGTCACGGCGCCGTATCTGGAGCGTTGGCCCGATGTCGACCTCGATATCCGCACCGGGTTTCGCTTCGACGGCGTCGCCGCGCTGAGGGCCGGGGAGATCGACCTTCTGGCCACGCCCGATCCGCTGAACGTACCGGACCTGCACTTCGTGCCATGCTTTGACTATGAGTTGCGGCTGGTCGTCCACGAGCGCCACCGACTGGCGGGCAAGGCGTTCGCGACGCCCGAGGACTTCGTCGAAGAGGTGCTGTTCGCACTACCGGTCGCCCTCGACCGGCTCGATGTCTTCACCCGCTTCCTCATCCCGGCCCAATGCCAGCCGCGGCGCCGGGTTCCGGCCGAGACGACTGACCTGATGCTCCAACTCGTCGCTGCCGGGCGCGGAGTCTCGGTACTGCCCGAATGGATCGTCCGCGAGGACGGGGCGAAGCTGCCGATTACCACAGTCGGAGTCGGCCCGTCGGGCCTCCACAAATCCATCAATCTCGGCTTCCGAGCCCGGGACGCGGACGTCGATTTCATCACGGCCTTCGTTGACGAAGCCAGCGGCAGGGCGAGCTAG
- a CDS encoding aldo/keto reductase, protein MEKRKLGQGLEVSALSLGGMGYGKSRDIPDRDQMITLLRSAVERGMNFFDTAEVYGPWTNEEMIGEAFAGMRDRVIIATKFGWDIDQETGEHRGGVNSQPAQIRKSVEGSLKRLGTDYIDLYYQHRVDPDVPMEDVAGVVKDLIAEGKVRYFGLSEAGAGSIRKAHAVQPVAALQSEYSLWTREPEAEIIPTLEELGIGLVPFSPLGKGFLTGTIDATSTFADNDTRSRIPRFAPEAREANQALVALIRAIGERHGATPAQVALAWLLAQKPWIVPLFGTRSLVRFDENIGALKVALTPADLAEIETANVRIQGARYPEEQMRRVGL, encoded by the coding sequence ATGGAAAAACGCAAACTCGGCCAGGGCCTCGAGGTGTCGGCCCTCTCGCTGGGCGGCATGGGCTACGGCAAGAGCCGCGACATTCCGGATCGCGACCAGATGATCACGCTGCTGCGCTCCGCGGTCGAACGGGGCATGAATTTCTTCGATACCGCCGAAGTCTACGGACCCTGGACGAACGAGGAGATGATCGGGGAAGCCTTTGCGGGCATGCGCGATCGGGTCATCATCGCCACCAAGTTCGGCTGGGACATTGACCAGGAGACGGGCGAACATCGCGGTGGGGTCAACAGCCAGCCGGCCCAGATCCGAAAGTCGGTCGAAGGCAGCCTGAAGCGCCTGGGAACCGACTACATCGACCTCTACTACCAGCACCGGGTCGACCCGGACGTGCCGATGGAGGACGTGGCGGGCGTCGTCAAGGATCTGATCGCCGAAGGCAAGGTGCGCTATTTCGGTCTCTCGGAGGCGGGTGCCGGCTCGATCCGCAAGGCACATGCGGTGCAACCCGTGGCGGCCCTGCAGAGCGAATACTCGCTCTGGACGCGGGAGCCTGAAGCCGAGATCATTCCCACGCTCGAGGAACTCGGCATCGGTCTGGTTCCCTTCAGTCCTCTGGGCAAGGGCTTCCTCACCGGAACGATCGATGCGACCAGCACTTTTGCCGACAATGACACGCGCAGCAGAATTCCGCGCTTCGCTCCTGAGGCGCGAGAGGCAAACCAGGCCCTCGTCGCGCTGATCCGTGCGATCGGGGAGCGCCACGGCGCCACGCCCGCGCAGGTGGCCCTCGCCTGGCTTCTCGCGCAGAAGCCCTGGATCGTGCCGCTGTTCGGCACGCGCAGCCTTGTACGGTTCGATGAGAATATCGGCGCCCTCAAGGTGGCGCTGACCCCGGCCGACCTCGCGGAAATCGAGACAGCGAACGTACGCATCCAGGGAGCGCGGTACCCGGAGGAACAGATGCGGCGGGTCGGGCTCTAG
- a CDS encoding LysR family transcriptional regulator, giving the protein MPSDNLNDIAAFIAVAHERSFTKAGAKLGVTPSALSHSVRGLEERLGIRLLARTTRSVSPTEAGERLVRSLGPLLEQVSVELAGLSELRDRPAGTVRITCNDYVIGTIFRPKLGDFLRRYPDIKVELIIDYGFTDIVEERFDAGVRLGEALSKDMIAVPIGPDWRFVVVGAPEYLADHPAPETPQELTEHICMNYRLTGAGSVYAWEFEKDGRKVNVKVDGQLTFNSAIPVLNAAVDGLGLAYVPEDLAAPYLSDGRLKLVLDDWCPVIQGYHLYYPNRRQASPAFALLVEALRYRR; this is encoded by the coding sequence ATGCCCAGCGATAACCTGAACGATATTGCGGCCTTCATCGCCGTAGCCCACGAGCGCAGCTTTACCAAGGCGGGCGCCAAACTTGGCGTCACGCCCTCGGCCCTCAGCCATTCGGTGCGGGGACTCGAGGAACGGCTGGGCATCCGGCTTCTCGCGCGGACGACCCGCAGCGTCTCTCCGACCGAGGCAGGCGAGCGGCTGGTCCGGTCGCTTGGGCCGCTTCTGGAGCAGGTTTCGGTGGAACTGGCCGGGCTGAGCGAGTTGCGCGATCGTCCCGCCGGCACCGTGCGCATCACCTGCAACGACTACGTCATCGGCACGATCTTCCGGCCAAAGCTCGGGGATTTTCTGCGACGCTACCCCGATATCAAGGTCGAGCTGATCATCGACTACGGCTTCACCGACATTGTCGAGGAGCGCTTCGATGCCGGCGTGCGGTTGGGCGAGGCACTGAGCAAGGACATGATCGCCGTGCCGATTGGCCCGGATTGGCGCTTCGTAGTGGTGGGGGCGCCGGAATATCTGGCCGACCATCCAGCGCCTGAGACGCCCCAGGAACTGACCGAGCATATCTGCATGAACTATCGCCTCACCGGAGCGGGTTCGGTCTATGCTTGGGAATTCGAGAAAGACGGTCGCAAGGTCAACGTAAAGGTCGACGGCCAGCTCACCTTCAACAGCGCCATCCCGGTCCTGAACGCTGCGGTAGATGGCCTGGGGCTCGCCTATGTCCCGGAGGACTTGGCGGCTCCATACCTGTCGGACGGGCGTCTCAAACTGGTTTTGGACGATTGGTGCCCGGTAATCCAGGGCTACCATCTCTACTATCCGAACCGCCGGCAGGCCTCGCCGGCCTTCGCGCTTTTGGTTGAAGCCCTGCGCTACCGGCGCTGA
- a CDS encoding FAD-dependent monooxygenase, translating to MTSHDVVIVGAGPTGMMLAAELSLAGVDVAIVEKRPTSEVVGSRAGGLHARTLELFDQRGVADRFVAEGQKAQVTGFAGKVLDLSDFPTRFPFGLGLRQSRIEPIMADWVRDLGVPVYRDREVIDFSTDDDGVDIALDDGTSLDALYLVGCDGGRSLVRRIAGIEFPGWEATVSNIIANVELAETPEWGIRHDDAGIHSLGRLDYKIVDGKIVYADEGPVGVLVTERQVNQGEPTLDDLKAGMVAAFGSDYGVHSPTWLSRFSDATRQAATYRKGRVLLAGDAAHIHYPAGGQGLNIGVHDAVNLGWKLAQVIKGTSPESLLDTYHAERHPADARVLQMTMAAGTLQRPGARIDAVRNAMADLLGIEEARKRFAGILSGLELRYDLGEGHPLLGRRMPDLDLATATGPMRVFSLLHEARPVLINFGQSDAVDAGGWASRVKLIEASHDGPWELPVLGTVRAPTAVLIRPDGYVAWVGEGSEEGLVQALSLWFGPAIPAS from the coding sequence ATGACTAGCCATGACGTTGTCATCGTTGGAGCGGGCCCGACCGGGATGATGCTCGCCGCGGAACTGTCGCTGGCCGGCGTCGATGTCGCGATCGTCGAGAAGCGGCCCACGAGCGAGGTCGTCGGCTCGCGCGCGGGAGGGCTTCATGCCCGCACGCTCGAGCTTTTCGACCAGCGCGGCGTTGCCGATCGGTTCGTGGCCGAGGGCCAGAAGGCCCAGGTGACCGGCTTTGCTGGCAAAGTGCTCGACCTCAGCGACTTTCCCACGCGGTTCCCCTTTGGCCTGGGCCTGAGGCAGTCGCGGATCGAACCGATCATGGCCGATTGGGTCCGGGACCTCGGCGTTCCGGTCTACCGGGACCGCGAGGTCATCGATTTCTCCACCGATGATGATGGCGTCGACATTGCCCTCGATGACGGCACGTCTCTGGACGCGCTGTACCTTGTGGGTTGCGACGGGGGCCGCAGCCTCGTTCGCCGGATCGCCGGCATCGAGTTTCCGGGTTGGGAGGCGACGGTCAGCAATATCATCGCCAATGTCGAACTCGCCGAGACGCCCGAATGGGGCATTCGCCACGATGACGCGGGCATCCACTCGCTCGGTCGGCTCGATTACAAGATCGTCGATGGCAAGATCGTTTATGCCGACGAGGGGCCGGTCGGCGTGTTGGTGACGGAGCGCCAGGTCAACCAGGGTGAACCTACGCTCGATGATCTCAAGGCCGGCATGGTGGCCGCTTTCGGCAGCGACTACGGCGTGCACAGCCCCACCTGGCTCTCGCGCTTCAGCGATGCCACGCGCCAGGCGGCCACCTATCGAAAGGGCCGTGTACTGCTGGCAGGCGATGCCGCCCATATCCATTATCCGGCAGGCGGGCAGGGCCTCAATATCGGCGTCCACGATGCGGTCAATCTCGGCTGGAAGCTCGCGCAGGTGATCAAGGGTACCTCGCCCGAAAGCCTGCTGGATACCTACCACGCCGAGCGACACCCGGCGGACGCCCGCGTCCTGCAGATGACGATGGCGGCCGGAACGCTCCAGCGCCCGGGCGCCCGCATCGACGCGGTGCGCAACGCCATGGCCGATCTCCTGGGCATCGAGGAAGCGCGCAAGCGCTTTGCCGGTATCCTCAGTGGTCTCGAGCTGCGCTACGACCTGGGCGAGGGTCATCCACTCCTCGGCCGGCGCATGCCCGACCTCGACCTGGCGACGGCGACCGGCCCGATGCGCGTATTTTCCCTCCTGCACGAGGCGCGCCCAGTGCTGATCAACTTCGGCCAATCGGACGCGGTGGATGCCGGAGGCTGGGCCAGCCGCGTCAAGCTCATCGAGGCAAGCCATGACGGGCCCTGGGAACTCCCCGTGCTCGGCACGGTACGCGCACCGACCGCCGTCCTCATCCGTCCTGACGGCTACGTCGCCTGGGTCGGCGAGGGGAGCGAGGAAGGGCTCGTGCAAGCCCTCTCGCTCTGGTTCGGTCCCGCCATCCCGGCTAGTTGA
- the ugpC gene encoding sn-glycerol-3-phosphate ABC transporter ATP-binding protein UgpC, translating into MATIEIHSAQKRYPGNVLALKGIDLTIQDGELLVLVGPSGCGKSTLLRMIAGLETISDGTIALDGKVVNDVEPADRDIAMVFQNYALYPHMSVYGNLEYGLKNRGTPRAERETRIAEAARVLELEPYLHRKPAALSGGQRQRVAMGRAIVRKPRAFLFDEPLSNLDAKLRGHMRVEIRRLQKALGATSVYVTHDQLEAMTLADRLVVMNAGRIEQVGTPYELYARPQTTFVARFIGSPGMNLVATDDLRGSSALLSPALPVRGGMIGFRPEDLSLQPIENPAISLTGRIEGVEVLGAESLLYVNGGPQIGTLIARVPGAYRSGAPLAEITLSAPMEAVHLYDATERRIN; encoded by the coding sequence ATGGCCACCATTGAAATCCACTCGGCCCAGAAGCGCTATCCGGGCAATGTGCTCGCCCTGAAGGGCATTGACCTGACCATCCAGGATGGCGAGTTGCTGGTGCTTGTGGGTCCCTCCGGCTGCGGCAAGTCCACGCTGTTGCGCATGATCGCGGGGCTGGAGACGATCTCGGACGGCACGATTGCTCTTGATGGCAAGGTCGTCAATGACGTGGAGCCGGCGGACCGGGACATCGCCATGGTGTTCCAGAACTACGCGCTCTATCCGCACATGAGCGTCTACGGCAATCTCGAATATGGCCTGAAGAACCGTGGCACGCCGCGCGCCGAGCGCGAAACGCGCATTGCGGAGGCGGCGCGCGTCCTGGAGCTCGAGCCATACCTGCATCGCAAACCCGCCGCCCTTTCGGGTGGCCAGCGCCAGCGTGTGGCGATGGGCCGGGCCATCGTGCGCAAGCCCCGCGCGTTCCTGTTCGACGAGCCGCTTTCCAATCTCGATGCCAAGCTGCGCGGGCATATGCGCGTGGAAATCCGGCGCCTGCAGAAGGCTCTGGGCGCGACCTCGGTCTATGTAACCCACGACCAGCTCGAGGCCATGACGCTGGCCGATCGCCTGGTGGTCATGAATGCGGGGCGGATCGAACAGGTGGGAACACCCTACGAGCTTTATGCCAGGCCCCAGACGACCTTCGTGGCGCGGTTCATAGGCTCGCCCGGGATGAACCTGGTGGCGACCGACGACCTTCGTGGCTCTTCGGCATTGCTCAGCCCTGCCCTCCCCGTGCGGGGCGGCATGATCGGATTCCGCCCCGAGGACCTCTCGCTGCAACCGATCGAGAACCCGGCGATCTCGCTGACCGGCAGGATAGAGGGCGTCGAGGTGCTTGGCGCCGAGAGCCTGCTCTATGTGAATGGCGGTCCGCAGATCGGCACGCTGATCGCTCGGGTTCCCGGCGCCTATCGTTCGGGAGCGCCCCTGGCTGAAATCACCCTGAGCGCCCCGATGGAGGCCGTGCACCTCTACGACGCCACCGAGCGCCGCATCAACTAG
- a CDS encoding HAD-IA family hydrolase — MNDIDLIIFDCDGVLIDSEPIACRTLAEAVTRGGVPISPEEVLVQFTGKSEVELKQMLTVRGLADAEGVFAHWHGELYETFRRELAVMDGMLGLVRSFEVMRCVASNSTLTRLESSLGLTPLWADFAPHVYSAEMVASPKPAPDLIEHCLGKTGIAARHALMIDDSPAGVRAALAAGVRAIGFVAANETRSGRPEALMDAGALSVAVGADELADQLSRHVRMAVPQL, encoded by the coding sequence ATGAACGACATCGACCTGATTATCTTCGACTGCGACGGCGTGCTGATCGACAGCGAACCGATTGCCTGCCGGACGCTGGCAGAAGCGGTGACCCGGGGCGGCGTGCCGATCTCGCCCGAAGAGGTGCTCGTCCAATTCACGGGCAAGTCCGAGGTCGAGCTCAAGCAAATGCTCACCGTCCGCGGACTGGCGGACGCCGAGGGCGTTTTCGCCCACTGGCATGGCGAGCTCTACGAGACGTTCCGCCGCGAACTGGCGGTCATGGACGGGATGCTCGGGCTCGTCCGGTCGTTCGAGGTCATGCGCTGCGTTGCCTCCAACAGCACACTGACGCGGCTCGAAAGCAGCCTCGGCCTGACGCCGCTTTGGGCCGATTTCGCGCCGCATGTCTATAGCGCCGAAATGGTGGCCTCGCCTAAGCCGGCCCCGGATCTCATCGAACACTGCCTCGGTAAGACCGGGATCGCGGCCCGCCACGCGCTCATGATCGATGACAGCCCGGCCGGTGTCCGCGCGGCGCTGGCGGCAGGTGTGCGCGCCATCGGGTTCGTGGCCGCCAATGAAACCCGATCGGGAAGACCCGAGGCGCTCATGGACGCCGGTGCGCTGAGCGTCGCGGTCGGGGCGGACGAACTTGCCGATCAACTCTCGCGCCATGTCCGCATGGCAGTGCCACAACTCTGA
- a CDS encoding alkaline phosphatase D family protein has product MGSINRRQAIGAGLAAVAAWPLLARAGEAPGAPTFALGVASGCPRPDSVVLWTRLIFPEAPSDPFSFAPVVEAPRGPVEIDWVIALDRELTRIVQSGRYETVGDFAHSAHIEVTGLEAGMTYYYRFATATVASAVGRTRTAPPAGSMEPVTFAYASCQHFEQGFYAAYRDMAGRDLDFVLHLGDYIYESSSGAGRVRSHDGPIPTTLGEFRARHATYKSDANLQSAHAAFAWLLIWDDHEVVNNYYSDAAPTAPQAEAFLARRRAAYQAWYEHMPVPPHIEPGFDNLTIRDYYSFGSLLDLALLDARQYRTHVAQSLAEAADPDRTMLGPDQEEWLARRLSVAQARWTMIAQPTLLSERVSGSGKEADILDGWDGYQAARRRLLGMVDAAGVSNPVFVGGDVHTFYAAELPRDFLEPAPGNLAVEFTVGSITSNGPSAKATAAALAGNSHIKFAEGQQHGYAIARVSATRLETQFLAVSDRADPDATTFNLASFAVADGEPALITTGPHTS; this is encoded by the coding sequence ATGGGTAGTATCAACCGACGCCAGGCGATCGGGGCCGGCCTGGCCGCGGTGGCAGCCTGGCCGCTGCTCGCCCGAGCGGGTGAGGCGCCCGGAGCGCCGACCTTCGCCCTCGGGGTCGCGTCGGGCTGTCCCAGGCCCGATAGCGTCGTCCTCTGGACGAGGCTGATCTTTCCCGAGGCGCCCTCCGACCCCTTCTCGTTCGCTCCTGTAGTGGAAGCTCCGCGTGGACCAGTGGAAATCGATTGGGTCATCGCCCTCGATCGGGAACTGACGCGGATCGTCCAGAGCGGCCGGTATGAGACGGTGGGCGATTTCGCCCATTCGGCGCACATTGAGGTCACGGGGCTCGAAGCCGGAATGACCTATTACTATCGCTTCGCCACCGCGACCGTTGCGAGCGCCGTGGGCCGGACCCGCACCGCGCCGCCCGCTGGGTCGATGGAGCCGGTCACCTTCGCCTACGCCTCCTGCCAGCACTTCGAGCAGGGCTTTTACGCGGCCTACCGCGACATGGCCGGACGCGACCTCGATTTCGTGCTGCACCTGGGCGACTACATCTATGAGAGCAGCTCGGGCGCCGGACGCGTGCGCTCTCATGACGGCCCGATACCGACCACGCTCGGCGAGTTCCGCGCCCGTCATGCCACCTATAAGTCGGACGCCAATCTGCAGTCGGCCCATGCGGCTTTCGCGTGGCTGCTGATCTGGGACGACCACGAAGTGGTCAACAACTACTATTCCGACGCGGCGCCGACCGCTCCTCAGGCCGAGGCTTTCCTGGCACGTCGACGGGCGGCCTATCAGGCCTGGTACGAGCACATGCCGGTTCCGCCGCACATAGAGCCGGGCTTCGATAACCTGACGATCCGCGACTATTATTCGTTCGGCTCCCTGCTCGATCTGGCTCTCCTCGATGCGCGCCAATACCGCACGCATGTCGCGCAAAGCCTGGCCGAAGCCGCCGACCCGGATCGCACCATGCTCGGGCCAGACCAGGAGGAGTGGCTGGCCAGGCGCCTTTCGGTCGCTCAGGCGCGCTGGACGATGATCGCCCAGCCGACGCTGCTCTCGGAACGGGTTTCCGGCTCGGGCAAGGAGGCGGATATCCTGGACGGTTGGGACGGCTATCAGGCCGCGCGCAGGCGACTTCTCGGCATGGTCGACGCCGCTGGGGTTTCAAACCCGGTATTCGTTGGTGGGGATGTCCACACGTTCTACGCGGCCGAGCTCCCTCGCGATTTTCTCGAACCGGCGCCGGGAAACCTCGCCGTCGAGTTCACCGTCGGCTCGATCACCTCGAACGGTCCTTCGGCCAAGGCGACCGCCGCCGCGCTCGCGGGCAATTCGCACATCAAGTTTGCCGAGGGCCAGCAGCATGGCTACGCCATCGCCCGGGTGAGCGCCACGCGCCTCGAAACGCAGTTCCTTGCCGTCAGCGATCGCGCCGATCCGGACGCCACCACCTTCAACCTTGCAAGCTTTGCCGTCGCCGATGGCGAACCGGCCCTCATTACGACTGGACCGCATACTTCATGA
- a CDS encoding glycerophosphodiester phosphodiesterase family protein has protein sequence MTAIVGHRGGRNLWPENSIEGFREALALDVAAIEFDVHLTQAGELVVIHDATLDRTTEGSGAVAALSPTERASIRLKGSSEAISTLDEVLSLFASARPVELHVELKANAEGVPYAGLEALAADALDRHGLASRSLLTSFNPDVLEQCRRIAPHIDRLISINDKSAEKLGGLAAALDRADDLVRIIAIHKDLLAASWTEVTARIAPSLLCAWTINERAEIETWLARGVGFVTSDDPVLALEVAGERVNG, from the coding sequence ATGACTGCCATTGTCGGCCATCGCGGCGGACGCAACCTGTGGCCCGAGAATTCGATCGAAGGCTTCCGCGAGGCGCTCGCGCTCGATGTCGCGGCGATCGAATTCGACGTGCATCTGACGCAGGCCGGCGAGCTTGTCGTCATCCACGACGCCACGCTCGACCGGACCACCGAGGGCAGCGGCGCCGTTGCGGCCCTGTCGCCGACCGAACGCGCATCGATCCGCCTCAAGGGTTCCAGCGAAGCCATCTCGACGCTGGACGAGGTGCTCTCGCTCTTCGCGTCCGCGCGACCGGTCGAACTGCATGTCGAGCTCAAGGCCAACGCCGAGGGCGTGCCCTATGCCGGGCTCGAAGCCCTGGCCGCAGATGCGCTGGATCGGCACGGGCTGGCCTCGCGCAGCCTCCTCACGAGCTTCAACCCGGACGTGCTCGAGCAGTGCCGCCGCATCGCCCCGCATATCGACCGCCTCATCTCGATCAATGACAAGTCCGCCGAAAAGCTCGGTGGTCTGGCCGCGGCGCTCGATCGTGCGGACGACCTGGTGCGGATCATCGCTATCCACAAGGACCTCCTCGCCGCGTCCTGGACGGAAGTCACCGCGCGCATTGCCCCCTCGCTTCTCTGTGCCTGGACGATCAACGAACGGGCCGAGATCGAGACCTGGCTGGCAAGGGGCGTTGGCTTCGTCACGAGCGACGACCCGGTCCTGGCGCTGGAAGTCGCCGGGGAACGCGTGAATGGGTAG
- a CDS encoding ABC transporter permease subunit, with protein MVERNPVLTIICHLILLAGAALVCLPLYFAFVAGSHTGAEMNQVPFPLLPGDQFVENAGKAWQQGNFSRVFFNSFVVTLGIVFGKIATSIIAAFAITYFRFPFRRTAFWLIFISLMLPVEVRILPTYEAVADVAGPVRWALDVLGISSVIATLTGYRIDAGFNWSLVNTYSGLIFPIIASATAVFLFRQFFLTVPDELCEAAKLDGTRPMKFLFQILLPLSIPNIAALAIILFIAGWNQYLWPMLFTTDKNMATAIVALKNFVPVGDSEGGWEIAMAASFFVMLPPTLVILFLQRWFAKGLVDSGK; from the coding sequence ATGGTCGAGCGCAATCCCGTTCTCACAATCATCTGTCACCTGATCCTGCTTGCCGGGGCGGCGCTCGTGTGCCTACCGCTCTATTTCGCGTTCGTCGCCGGGTCCCATACGGGGGCGGAAATGAACCAGGTGCCCTTCCCTCTCCTGCCTGGCGATCAGTTCGTCGAGAATGCCGGCAAGGCCTGGCAACAGGGCAATTTCTCGCGCGTGTTCTTCAACTCGTTCGTGGTCACGCTTGGCATCGTCTTCGGCAAGATCGCAACTTCGATCATCGCCGCCTTCGCCATCACCTATTTCCGGTTTCCATTCCGGCGGACCGCGTTCTGGCTCATCTTCATTTCGCTGATGCTGCCGGTGGAAGTGCGCATCCTGCCGACCTACGAGGCCGTTGCCGATGTCGCCGGGCCGGTGCGCTGGGCGCTCGACGTCCTGGGGATCAGCTCGGTCATCGCTACTCTCACCGGCTACAGGATCGATGCCGGCTTCAACTGGAGCCTCGTCAACACCTATTCGGGGCTCATCTTCCCGATCATCGCCTCGGCGACCGCGGTCTTTCTCTTTCGCCAGTTCTTCCTCACGGTCCCTGATGAATTGTGCGAGGCGGCCAAGCTCGACGGGACGAGGCCGATGAAGTTCCTGTTCCAGATCCTCCTGCCGCTCTCCATTCCCAACATCGCTGCGCTGGCAATCATCCTCTTCATCGCCGGGTGGAACCAGTACCTCTGGCCCATGCTGTTCACGACCGACAAGAACATGGCCACCGCCATCGTCGCTCTCAAGAACTTCGTCCCCGTCGGGGACTCCGAGGGCGGGTGGGAAATCGCCATGGCGGCCTCCTTCTTCGTGATGCTGCCGCCCACCCTCGTCATCCTTTTCCTGCAGCGCTGGTTCGCCAAGGGCCTCGTTGATTCAGGCAAGTAA